The Deltaproteobacteria bacterium region GCCGCATGTTCGTCACCGCCGGCAGCGTCATGGGACCCGTCATCGCCGGCTTTTTCTACGACCTGACCCACAGCTACACGATCCCCCTCGCGGTCTTCGCCGGGTCGGCCTTCGCGTCCACGGTGCTCATGTTCTTTACGCTGCCGCCGGCACGGAATGCCCCACGTAACTAGGGTCCAAGTTGCAGCGCACTGCCGTTCATTGTACTCGTGAAGCGATGAGCAAATCCGGATTCAGCGTCCCCAGGGAAGAACGATATTTCGAAGACTACGTCGCCGGCTCGGTGCACGAGTTCGGCCCCACGAGCCTCGACGAGGACGAGATCATCGACTTCGGCAGGCGTTTCGTGCCGCAGCCGTATCATGTCGATCGAGAGCTGGCGCAGAAGACCATCTACAAGGGGCTCATCGCCAGCGGCTGGCACACGGCCGCGGCGATGATGCGGGTCTACTCCGACAACTATCTCTCGGCGGTGGCGAACCTCGGTTCTCCCGGCGTGGACGAGCTGCGCTGGAGCAAGCCGGTACGGCCGGGGGACGA contains the following coding sequences:
- a CDS encoding MaoC family dehydratase, with the translated sequence MSKSGFSVPREERYFEDYVAGSVHEFGPTSLDEDEIIDFGRRFVPQPYHVDRELAQKTIYKGLIASGWHTAAAMMRVYSDNYLSAVANLGSPGVDELRWSKPVRPGDELTVRVTVLETRRSSSKPDRGIVHSFLETLNQDGDVVMSMKMINFMTARDVSGAAAG